The genomic region TCCTTACACTTTTCGCTTTAAAAAGCGTCGTTATAATAGCAGAATTTATATCTTTATTATATGAACTTTTAGGTAATCCTGTCATTAAATGAATTCCATAATCAAAATTATTCTTTTCAAGCAATTCAATTGCATTCCATACGTCATCTAGATTGTGTGGCCTATTTGCAGCTTCTAAAACTTCTTTATAAAACGATTGAACCCCTATTTCAATAAAATTAATTGTATAATTTTTTAATATATCTATTTTTTCTTCTGTTATTTCTTCAGGAGATGTTGAAAATCTTATCCCAAAAGCTTTTTCTTCATATATCTTTTTTTGAGCCCAATCAAGATAATATTTCATTTTTTCATTTTCCATTCCTGTAAAGGTTGCACCATAAAAAGCTATATACGGTTTTACATTTTTAGGAAAATAATTTATATATCTTTCAAATATCTCATTTAATTTTTCGATATCTGGTTTTAATTTTATTCCCGTAGCTGAGTATTCATTACAAAAAACACATATTTTTTTACATCCTGCATGTGGAATAAAAATTGGTATTATATATTCTCTAGACATTTTTCACCTCTATTAAAAAACCGGTGGAAAATTCCACCGGTATGATTTATTTAATTATTTTTCACCAATTAATTTTTTTACAAATGTTGGCAATGCAAAACTTGCAACATGAATTTCTTCATTATAATATTTTAATGTATCTAACTTTTCAAAATTTCTAACTTTTTCTGGATTAAAATCTTTTAATGGATCTAATCCTTTTGATGCGAATGCATAACTCCACATACCTGAAGGATATGTAGTCATAAAGCCCATATATGTTTTAGTTACAGGAAATGCGCTCTTAATTCTGTTATATGCAATTCCTACCCATGCTCTATCATAGAAAGGATCTTCTGTTTCTGCTGAAAATACACCATTTTCTGTTAATGCATTATAACAAGCTTTATAAAAATCTTCTGTAAATAAATGCCCACCTTCTCCAGCTGTCGGATCTGTTGAATCCACAATAATTACGTCAAAATAATTTTCAAATTGTCTTACATATTCAGCACCGTTTTCATTCACTATTTTTAATTTTGGATTATTAAATTCAACACTTGTAGTTGGTAAATAATTTCTTGCAGCCTCAATAACCATAGGGTCTATTTCACATAAAATCACTTCTTCAACTGATGGATGTTTTAAAACTTCTCTTGTTGATCCTCCATCTCCTCCACCAATTACCAATACTCTTTTTGGATTTGGATGAATAAACATTGGAACGTGAACCAACATTTCATGATACATGAATTCATCCACTTCTGTAGTCATTGTGATTCCATCTAAAGAAAATACTCTACCTAATTCTGGGTTTTCAAAAACATCTATTCTTTGGTATTCACTCTGAGCCGAATATAAAACTTTATTCATTTTCATAAATAATCCTACATCTCCACCTGTATACCATTCCATATATAATAAATGTCTTCCTGGTTCCAAATTCTTTTCCATTTCTATCCCTCCTTAAGCTTCCACTTTATGTGGTGAATTTTCATCTATTCCAATTTCTTCATATATTCCTCTTAAATGTTCTATTGTTTGCGCTCTCTGCGAATTAAATGCTTTTTTCAAAAATTCAAAACTTTTCCATGGATCGACATGATCTCCACATGTATAAATATCAACTGATGCATACCCATATTCAGGCCATGTGTGAATAGCAAAGTGAGACTCCGAAACAATAACAGCTCCACTTACCCCATGGGGCAAAAATCTGTGGAAAGTAGATGTTACTATAGTTGCTCCTGATTCTATAGAAGCTTTTTTCATTAACTCTTCTATTTTATCTACATCGTCTAAAATATCTTTATCACATTCATAAAATTCTGCTATAATATGTCTTCCTAATGATTTTGCCATTTACAACCCTCCCCATGGTATTTTTATTTTATTTTTTATTATTGTATTTCAATCCATAAAACCTTTGCTTTTTTCTTTTTGCTAGAGTTTTTTATATAATGTATCTTATCTGCTTTAAAATAAAATGCATCTCCTGTTTTTGCTTTATATTTAACATCATCTAGCCATAATTCTATATTACCTTCCAATATATACCCAAATTCTGATCCTTCATGATAATTTTCTTCTTCCGTTTGAGCCATTGGTTCAAGTTCAACAATTATTGGTTCAATCTTTTTCACTTCAGTATCAGTCATCAATAATTCTTCTTTTATTCCGTCTGGTGTATCATATATTGGAACTCTTTCACTTTTCTTATATATAATCTTTTTTTCTTCAAAATCAGAAAAAAATTCTTTCAGGTTTGTTC from Marinitoga aeolica harbors:
- the speE gene encoding polyamine aminopropyltransferase, which gives rise to MEKNLEPGRHLLYMEWYTGGDVGLFMKMNKVLYSAQSEYQRIDVFENPELGRVFSLDGITMTTEVDEFMYHEMLVHVPMFIHPNPKRVLVIGGGDGGSTREVLKHPSVEEVILCEIDPMVIEAARNYLPTTSVEFNNPKLKIVNENGAEYVRQFENYFDVIIVDSTDPTAGEGGHLFTEDFYKACYNALTENGVFSAETEDPFYDRAWVGIAYNRIKSAFPVTKTYMGFMTTYPSGMWSYAFASKGLDPLKDFNPEKVRNFEKLDTLKYYNEEIHVASFALPTFVKKLIGEK
- a CDS encoding elongator complex protein 3 — its product is MSREYIIPIFIPHAGCKKICVFCNEYSATGIKLKPDIEKLNEIFERYINYFPKNVKPYIAFYGATFTGMENEKMKYYLDWAQKKIYEEKAFGIRFSTSPEEITEEKIDILKNYTINFIEIGVQSFYKEVLEAANRPHNLDDVWNAIELLEKNNFDYGIHLMTGLPKSSYNKDINSAIITTLFKAKSVRIHPTVILKNSTLEKMYKNGEYKPETLDDAINKVARMTEIIEAAGKKVIRLGICLYGKERDNVVAGPYHDSFGDIVRTKIAEDIIKAFPELIVPIKYKSNFIGFKKKNVKLLEKSKIQFHENEDFILNNRKFSYAELLNLLLKKEFF
- the speD gene encoding adenosylmethionine decarboxylase encodes the protein MAKSLGRHIIAEFYECDKDILDDVDKIEELMKKASIESGATIVTSTFHRFLPHGVSGAVIVSESHFAIHTWPEYGYASVDIYTCGDHVDPWKSFEFLKKAFNSQRAQTIEHLRGIYEEIGIDENSPHKVEA
- a CDS encoding helix-turn-helix domain-containing protein; this encodes MKIGEKLKKLRLSRGLTQEELAVRADLTRGFISQLERDLTSPTLESLEMILRALGTNLKEFFSDFEEKKIIYKKSERVPIYDTPDGIKEELLMTDTEVKKIEPIIVELEPMAQTEEENYHEGSEFGYILEGNIELWLDDVKYKAKTGDAFYFKADKIHYIKNSSKKKKAKVLWIEIQ